One stretch of Archocentrus centrarchus isolate MPI-CPG fArcCen1 chromosome 5, fArcCen1, whole genome shotgun sequence DNA includes these proteins:
- the LOC115780739 gene encoding LOW QUALITY PROTEIN: mitochondrial intermembrane space import and assembly protein 40-like (The sequence of the model RefSeq protein was modified relative to this genomic sequence to represent the inferred CDS: inserted 3 bases in 3 codons; deleted 1 base in 1 codon) has protein sequence MSYCRQEGKDRIIXVTKEDHETPSNAELIADDPNDPYEEQGLILPNGNINWNCPCLGGMASXPCGSQFKEAFSCFHYSKEEVKGSECIDYFRNMQECMQKYPELYPXEEDKDESAAPSDNAALSSESDSTAVTSAVSSDSTSPSDGQTAS, from the exons ATGTCGTACTGCAGACAGGAAG GTAAAGATCGCATCA TTGTGACAAAGGAAGACCATGAGACACCCAGCAACGCCGAGCTGATCGCAGATGACCCCAACGATCCTTACGAGGAGCAGG GCCTAATCCTGCCCAATGGAAACATAAACTGGAACTGCCCGTGTCTGGGGGGGATGGCCA GACCGTGCGGCTCTCAGTTTAAGGAGGCCTTCTCGTGTTTCCACTacagtaaggaggaagtgaaggGCTCC GAGTGCATCGACTACTTCCGTAACATGCAGGAGTGCATGCAGAAGTACCCTGAGCTTTATC AGGAGGAAGATAAAGACGAGTCTGCCGCCCCATCTGACAATGCTGCCTTATCGTCTGAGAGTGACTCTACTGCGGTCACTTCAGCTGTCTCCTCTGACAGCACTTCACCTTCAGACGGCCAGACTGCCAGCTAG
- the LOC115780609 gene encoding protein transport protein Sec61 subunit alpha-like 1 — protein MGIKFLEVIKPFCAVLPEIQKPERKIQFREKVLWTAITLFIFLVCCQIPLFGIMSSDSADPFYWMRVILASNRGTLMELGISPIVTSGLIMQLLAGAKIIEVGDTPKDRALFNGAQKLFGMIITIGQAIVYVMTGMYGDPSEMGAGICLLIIIQLFVAGLIVLLLDELLQKGYGLGSGISLFIATNICETIVWKAFSPTTVNTGRGTEFEGAIIALFHLLATRTDKVRALREAFYRQNLPNLMNLIATVFVFAVVIYFQGFRVDLPIKSARYRGQYNTYPIKLFYTSNIPIILQSALVSNLYVISQMLSTRFSGNFLVNLLGTWSDTSSGGPARAYPVGGLCYYLSPPESFGSVLDDPVHAVIYIVFMLGSCAFFSKTWIEVSGSSAKDVAKQLKEQQMVMRGHRETSMVHELNRYIPTAAAFGGLCIGGLSVMADFLGAIGSGTGILLAVTIIYQYFEIFVKEQSEVGSMSALLF, from the exons ATGGGGA TTAAATTTTTGGAGGTCATCAAACCGTTCTGTGCAGTCTTGCCAGAAATCCAGAAACCAGAAAGAAAG ATTCAATTTAGAGAAAAAGTACTATGGACTGCCATCACGCTATTCATCTTTCTGGTGTGCTGCCAG ATCCCTCTCTTTGGCATCATGTCATCAGATTCAGCAGATCCCTTCTACTGGATGAGAGTAATCCTCGCCTCCAACAGAG GTACTCTGATGGAGCTGGGTATCTCACCCATCGTCACTTCAGGCCTGATCATGCAGCTGCTGGCTGGTGCCAAGATCATTGAAGTTGGAGACACTCCCAAGGACAGAGCCCTCTTCAATGGAGCTCAGAAAT TGTTTGGAATGATCATCACCATTGGACAGGCTATTGTGTATGTCatgactggcatgtatggagacCCTTCAGAGATGGGTGCTGGGATATGCTTGCTCATCATCATCCAG CTCTTTGTTGCAGGTCTGATAGTCTTGCTACTGGACGAGCTCCTCCAGAAGGGCTATGGTCTGGGATCTGGTATTTCTCTTTTCATCGCAACCAATATCTGTGAGACCATTGTCTGGAAGGCCTTCAGCCCTACAACTGTCAACACTGGCAGAG GTACTGAGTTTGAGGGAGCCATCATCGCACTCTTCCATCTGCTGGCCACCCGTACAGACAAAGTGCGTGCCCTCAGAGAAGCCTTCTACAGGCAGAACCTGCCCAACCTCATGAACCTCATCgccactgtttttgtgtttgcagtggTCATATACTTCCAG GGCTTCAGAGTGGACTTGCCCATCAAGTCAGCACGCTATCGTGGGCAGTACAACACCTACCCCATTAAATTGTTCTACACCTCCAACATCCCCATCATCCTCCAATCTGCTCTGGTCTCCAATCTGTACGTGATTTCTCAGATGCTCTCAACACGTTTCAGTGGCAACTTCCTGGTCAACCTGCTGGGAACCTGGTCT GACACCTCAAGTGGAGGACCTGCTCGGGCCTACCCAGTGGGCGGTCTCTGCTACTACCTTTCTCCACCAGAGTCATTTGGCTCGGTTCTTGATGATCCCGTTCACGCCGTCATCTACATCGTGTTCATGCTCGGCTCCTGTGCCTTCTTCTCCAAGACCTGGATTGAGGTCTCAGGATCTTCTGCCAAAGAT GTGGCGAAGCAGCTCAAGGAGCAGCAGATGGTGATGAGAGGACACAGAGAGACCTCCATGGTGCATGAACTTAACag GTACATCCCCACAGCTGCTGCATTCGGTGGGCTCTGTATAGGAGGGCTTTCGGTCATGGCGGACTTCCTGGGTGCCATCGGCTCGGGTACAGGAATCCTGCTGGCTGTGACCATCATCTACCAGTACTTTGAGATCTTCGTGAAGGAGCAGAGTGAAGTTGGCAGCATGTCAGCACTGCTCTTCTAG